Part of the Micromonospora tarapacensis genome is shown below.
TCCTGCTCCCAGGGGTCTCCGCGCGCCCGGCCACCGTCGGCCACGGGCTGGCGCCGTTGTTCAACGTTAGGCGCCGGAGAGCCGCAGGATCCACCACCGACCTTTGCAGAGACCGGCTGATCGTTGCGTATAGTGCCAATTCCACGTCGATTTGTTGCGTCAACTGGCCGGGGCCGGGGCCGGGGCCGGGGCCGGGGGCGGGGCCGGGGGCGATCGGGCGGGCGCTGGCATGGAGAGGCCGGCGGGCATACGTCAGGGGCGGCGAACCGCCGCCCCTGACGAGCATGTGCGCCCGGCTGGTGAACCACCAGAACTGGTCGGGCTACGGCCGGCTCCGCACCGGCCGGGCGCCGGTGAACCACCGGCGGGCCGAACAGTGCCCGCTACAGACGATCGACAAACTGTGAGTCGAGCCACTCGCGGAAGCGGACCACGAGGTCGCCGTCGGTGCTCGGCCAGTCGTACTGCCCGGTCATCGCCAGCACGCCCAGCACGACCGCGCCGAGACCGAAGGCGATACCCAGCAGCGCGTCGGACTTGCCGGCGATGTGCCGTCGCCGGGTGGCCATCAGCCCGAGTACGGCGAGCACCGCCCCGGCCGCGCCCAGCCCGATGCCGTAGCCGGCGAGAGCCCCGGTGAGCACGAAGAAGATGGCGGCGACGCCGACGATCAGGCCGATGGTTGCCAACAGGCTGGCCCGAGGCCGCGGACCGACCGGTGCCGGCGATGCATCCGGTGCGGAGGCCCGGTCCGCCGCCCCGTCCGGGTCGGTGGTGCGGTCCGGGTTCGTGGTGCGGTCCGGGTTGGCGGTGTGGTCCCGGGTGGCGGTGTGGTCCGGGGTGGTGGTGTGGTCCGGGGTGGTGGTGTGGTCCGGGTTGGCGGTGTGGTCCGGGTTGGCGGTGCGGTCCGGGGTGGTGGTGTGGTCCGGGTTGGTGGTGCGGTCCCGATCCGCGGGGGCGGCCGTCGCGGGTGCGGCGGCGCGGGCAGGTCGGGGATTGTCGTCGGTGGAACGGGCGGTAGTTGGGCGGGCCGCGTCCCGTTGGGCCGCGGACGGGTCCGCCGCCTGGTCGGTGGTGCGGGGGGCCGTCGCGACCGCCCCGTCCCGGTCGACGTTGTCGTCGGCCGGCGGCGCCGGTTGCTCCCGGCGCGACAGCGAAGGAAATCTCACAGCTTCACCTCCTGATTGATGCGTGGGCGGCGGCATCAGCCCCGTATTCGCCAGCCACGCGGTAGCACCTTCGGAGGTACCCAACCCCAACCAAACCAACACCCACCGATTCCCCCTCCCACCCCACCCCCTCCCTCCCCCACCCCCACCCCCCACCCTCCCTCCCTCCCCCACCCCCACCCCACCCTCCCCGGATGCCCTCGGCGATCATGCAGTTGTGGTCGTTGACAAAAGGTGCGAATGTCTCGAATCGATGACCACAACTGCATGATCGCCGGGGTGGGGGTGGCCAGGTCGGCTGGGTCGGTGCCGGCGGCGTACCCGCAGAGTTCCGTCGTGTCGGGACGGCCCGGCGACCCGCCCGGCCGTCGGCCATTGGCCGGCGGGTGAA
Proteins encoded:
- a CDS encoding DUF308 domain-containing protein; translation: MRFPSLSRREQPAPPADDNVDRDGAVATAPRTTDQAADPSAAQRDAARPTTARSTDDNPRPARAAAPATAAPADRDRTTNPDHTTTPDRTANPDHTANPDHTTTPDHTTTPDHTATRDHTANPDRTTNPDRTTDPDGAADRASAPDASPAPVGPRPRASLLATIGLIVGVAAIFFVLTGALAGYGIGLGAAGAVLAVLGLMATRRRHIAGKSDALLGIAFGLGAVVLGVLAMTGQYDWPSTDGDLVVRFREWLDSQFVDRL